TCTTCGGGTCCAGGCCCAGCACGTGGTTGAAGTCCTGGTAGGCCCGCTCGAAGTCGCCGCGCGCGGTGGCCGCCCTGCCCCGGGCGATGAGCTCCGTGAGCTTGTGGCTGCGCGCCATGTACGGGTGGCGGGCGAAGCGGGCCTGGCGCTCGGCGCGGCGGGCCTCGGACTCCGTGTCCTCTGGCGGCGGCGCGGCGGAGGGCTGCACCGTGGCGAAGGACCCCGAGGGCGGGCGAGTCCCCGGAGCGGCGGGGGGCGGCACCGCCGCGAAGCCGCTGCCGGACACCGTGCGCGGGGGCGCGGCGGCCGGAGGAGGCGTCGTCGGGACGCGCGCGGGCGGGGCCGCGGGCGGCGTCGCGGGGGACCGTGCAGCAGGGGACGGCTCCTGGCGGCCGAGGGCGTTGTGGGCGTCCGTGAGGCGCTTGAAGATGCGCTCCAGCCGGGCGCGGAAGCTGCCCAGGTTCTTGCCGAAGTAGCGGTCCGGGTGGAAGCGGCGGGAGGCGTTGTAATACGCCTGCTTCACCTCCTGGGCGCTGGCGCCCCGGGCCACGCCCAGCACCGCGTGGTGGTCCATCCCGTCCAGCGAGCGCTCCATCTCGATGATGTCGCGCTTCTGGTCCGGCGACAGGTCCACCTCCTCCGCCATGGCGGCGTCCACCGCCGGGGCGGCGGGCGCGGCGCGCGGCACCACCCGCGCGGGCACGATGGCGCCCTTGGCGCGCAGCGCCAGCAGCACGGCGATGGTGCGCGCCTCGCCCAGCGAGGAGCGGGACAGCACGGCGTCGATGCGCTCGACGCGGCCCACCAATGCCAGCACGGAGCCCTCTTCCGGGCTGAGCTGGAGACGGGCCGGGTCCAGGTGGGGCACCGTGGCGATGTGGTCGGTCCTGCCCCCCAGGCCGACGATGGGGTTGGGCGCGCTCAAGGTGTCAGTTCCGCGGGCTGGCGAATCCCCAAGTGTAGGTGTCCGGGAAGCAGGGCGTCAAACCTCCCGGGACCGTCAAACCGCTCCCCCTTCTACAGCGTGGAGAGGACACGCTGGAGGATGCCCAGCGCTTCGTCCAGTTCGTTCCGCGTGATGATGAGGGGCGGGGCGAACCGGAGCGTCACCTCCCCTGCGGAATTCACCAGAAGGCCGTTCTCGCGCAGCTTCGCGATGACGGGGGCGACCTCCCGGTCCAGCTCCACGCCCAGCAGCAGCCCCTGCCCGCGCACGGCCTTGATGCGGCCCTCCGGCAGCGCGGCCTGGAGCGCCCGCGCGCCAGCGAGGAAGTGCTCCCCCTTGGCCCGCACCTCCTCCAGGAAGCCGGGCTCACGCATCAGGCGGATGACCACGTTGCCCGCGGCGGCGGACACCAGGTTGCCGCCGAAGGTGGAGCCGTGGGTGCCCGCGGAGAGGCTGCCGGCCAGCTCCTCGTGGCAGAGCATGGCGCCCATGGGCAGCCCGTTGCCCAGCGCCTTGGCGATGCTGATGGCGTCCGGCCGGATGCCGTGGTGCATGAAGCCGAAGGGCTGGCCGGTGCGGCCCATGCCCGTCTGGACCTCGTCCACGAGCAGGAGCAGGCCCTTCTCGTCGCAGAGGGCGCGCAGGCCCTGGAAGAAGCCCGGGGGCGCCATGCGCACGCCGCCCTCGCCCTGGATGGGCTCCACCAGGATGGCGGCGGTGGACGGCCCCACGGCGTCGCGCACGACGTCCAGGTCGCCGAACGGCAGGTGGCGGAAGCCCTGGGGCAGCGGCTCGAAGCCGGCGTGGTACTTCGGCTGGCCGGTGGCGGTGACGGTGGCCAGCGTGCGGCCGTGGAAGCCCTTCTCGAAGGAGAGGATCTCGAAGCGCTCCGGCTGGCCCCGGTCCTTCATCACCTTGCGGGTCAGCTTGATGAGGGCCTCGTTGGCCTCCGCGCCGGAGTTGCAGAAGAACGCGCGCGGCAGGCCCGCCCAGTCGGTGAGCTGCGCGGCCAGGTCGATCTGCGGCTGCGAGTAGAAGACGTTGGAGACGTGCCACAGCGTCTCCAGCTGCGCCTTCGCCGCCGCGACCACCTCCGGGTGGCAGTGGCCCAGCGCGCACACGGCGATGCCGCCAATGCAATCCAGGTACGCCTTGCCATCCGCGTCCCACACCCGCGTGCCCTGCCCGCGGACCAGGGCAATGGGTTGCTGCTTGTAGTTCTGCAGCAGGTGCTGCTTCGCCTTCTGGATGAGGCCTTCGTTACCAGGGGCGGATGCGGGGGACGGCGTTTGCAAGGTGGGGTACCTCTCTCTTCCTGATGACGCGGTGGGACGACGCGGCGGACCCTAGCGCGCTAGAGGATGTAGCGCGACAAGTCCTCGTCCTGGACGATGGGGGCCAGGCGCTCGCGCACATAGCCCGCGTCCACCTGGAAGTCGCGCGGGCCCATCTCGCTGGCCGTGAACGACACCTCGTCCAGCAGGCGCTCCAGCACGGTGTGCAGCCGCCGGGCGCCGATGTTCTGCGTGCGCTCGTTGGCCTGCTGGGCGATGCGGGCGATCTCCACCACCGCGTCGTCCGTGAAGGACAGGCGCACGCCCTCGGTAGAGAGCAGCGCGGTGTACTGGCGCATGAGCGAGTTCTTGGGCTCGCGCAGGATGCGCACCAGGTCCTCGCCGGACAGCGCCTCCAGCTCCACGCGGATGGGGAAGCGGCCCTGGAGCTCCGGGATGAGGTCCGCCGGCTTGGCGACGTGGAAGGCGCCCGCGGCGATGAAGAGCATGTGGTCCGTCTTCACCTGCCCGTACTTGGTGTTGACGGCCGAGCCCTCCACGATGGGCAGGATGTCGCGCTGCACGCCCTCGCGCGAGACGTCCGGGCCCCCGCCGCCCTTGCCGCCCTCGCGGCTGGCGATCTTGTCGATTTCGTCGATGAAGACGATGCCGCTGGACTCGGCGCGCGCCACGGCCTCGCGCTGGACGCGGTCTGGATCCACCAGCTTCTGCGCCTCTTCCGCGCGCAGGACCTGGAGCGCCTCCGGCACGCGCAGCTTGCGCTTCCGGGTGTTCTTCATGCCCGGCATGTTCTTGAACAGGTCCTGGAGGTTGACGCCGATCTCCTCCATGCCCTGGCCGCTGAAGTTGCGCATGAACGTGGGCGAGCTCTCGCTGGTCTCCACCTCCACGGTCTGATCATCCAGCGTGCCCGCGCGCAGCTGGGCGCGCAGCTTCTCCCGCTCGTTGTCGCCCAGCGGCGTGGGCGCGGGGGTGGGCGGCGGCGCGAAGCCGAAGGGCGGCGAGGACGTCGTGCGCGTCTGCCCGCCGTTCTTGATGAGCTCCATCAGCCGGTCCTCGGCCAGCTCCTCCGCGCGCGGCTTGACCTTCTCCGTCTCCTCCTCGCGGACCAGCGCGATGGCGGCCTCCACCAGGTCGCGGATCATCGACTCGACGTCGCGGCCCACGTAGCCCACCTCGGTGAACTTGCTGGCCTCCACCTTGACGAAGGGGGCCTGGGACAGCTTCGCCAGGCGGCGGGCGATCTCCGTCTTCCCCACGCCGGTGGGGCCGATCATGATGATGTTCTTCGGGTAGATCTCATCCCGCAGGTCGTCCGGCACCTGCTGGCGGCGCCACCGGTTGCGCAGCGCGATGGCGACGGCGCGCTTGGCGTCGTTCTGCCCGACGATGTAACGGTCCAGCTCGCTGACGACCTCGCGAGGCGTGAAGGCGGACAACTTGCGCGATTCGGCCACGGGGCGGTCCTCTCAGAGCTCTTCGTAGGAGACGTTGGCGTTGGTGTAGACGCAGATGTCCGCGGCGATGGCCATGGCCTGCGTGCAGATGTCGCGGGCGGACAGGTTGGAGTGCGCCTGGAGGGCGCGCGCGGCGGCCAGGGCGTAGTGCCCGCCGCTGCCCACGGCGGCGATGCCGTGGTCCGGTTCGATGACGTCGCCCGCGCCGGACAGGATGAAGGTCTTCTCCTTGTCCGCCACGATCAGCAGCGCCTCCAGGCGGCGGAGGAAGCGGTCGGTGCGCCAGTCCTTGCCCAGCTCCACGCACGCGCGGGCCAGGTTCTTCTGGTGCTCCTTGAGCTTGGCCTCGAAGCGCTCGAAGAGCGTGAAGGCGTCCGCGGTGCTGCCCGCGAAGCCGGCGAGCACCTGCCCCTCGCCGAGCTTGCGCACCTTGCGCGCCGTGTTCTTCATGATGGTCTTGTCGAGGCTGACCTGGCCGTCACCCGCGATGACGACCTTCCCTTCGCGGCGGACGCAGAGGATGGTGGTTCCGTGGAACATGACCGGGGGTTTAACAAGACCACCCGGCCGCGACCCACAAAAACCGCGCGGCTGTCCGCTCCCTCACCCTGCGACAGGCGCTCAGGTCGCGGTCGCTTTCATCCAGCGGCCCACGAGCTTAATCAGGGCCGCCTTCCTCGCCTTCACCGTCTTCGCGTCCGGCAGCGTCACGACGCCCCGGTCCTTCGCCAGCCACTCCACCAGGCCGGAGTCGTCCTCGAAGGCGAAGCCCTCCGCGTCCTTCACCTTCGCGCCCCGGTGGAGGATGACCTGGAAGATGCCCCTGGGGGCCAGGCGGAACGTCACGCGGTCATCACCCGCGTGGACGAAGCTGGGGGCCTTCCATTTGATCCGCTCGGTGATGCTGTCGTCCGAGTCCAGGATGGCCGTGCGCACGGCTTGGATCTCCGCCTTCAGCGGGTGCTCGAGCTCCGCCATGAATTGGTCGACTTCGCCGTTGCGCCTGGCCATTCCTGTCCCCTTCCCTACTTCGCGGGCGCCGGAGCGGGCGCGGTCCCCGAGGGAGCGGGCGCGCCCGGCAGCTCGGACGGCACCAGCTTGGGCAACAGCACGCGGCAGGCGTCCTCGGAAAGCCAGTGGTACGTGCACAGCCATTCCGTGACGGGCACGCGCACCTGCCAGCCCAGCACGAAGAGGATGAGCAGCGTGAGCCCCAGGCGGGCGCCCAGCGACATGCTCTCGGTCTCGTCGTCGTCCTGCGTGTGGCGCAGCGCCCCGCGCACCAGGTCCGCGTGATCCACGCGCGCGTTGCTCGGCAGCTTGGGCCTGCGGGTGATGAGCGTCGCCACGCCGCGCGTGAGCATCAGCCGGTCATTGAGCGCCCAGCCGGAGCCCTCCAGGAGCAGCGCCAGGTTGCGCCTGCGCAGCTTCAACCACCCCAGCAGGCCCGCGGGCGCCATCACCACGATGGCCAGGATGGTCGCCGCGGTGATGACGTCCACCAGCGTGAGCGACTTCACCTGCGTGAGGATGAACGCCAGCGAGGAGCCCAGCGCCGCGAACGCGATGCCGCCCGCCGCGAGCACGCCCGCGAGGCCGCCTCCCGCCGGAGCCGCCGCGGGCGCCGCACCCGCCGGGGCCGGAGCCGCGGGGGGCGGAGGCGCGGTCACCGTCTGCTTGTAGCCGGACTCCAGCGACGCATCGAAGTCCTTCTCACCGGACGCGGCCAGCCCCTCCACCTTGCTGGTGATGAACGCGCCGATGCGCATGAACGGCATGGTCATCGACTCCCAGAGCGACACGGGCTGGCGGACGATCTGCGTGACGATGGCGTCGCTCTCCTTGCCGTCCACGTCGTAGAACACGCCGCGCTTGCCCACGACGAGCTCCGTGCTGCGGCCGGCGGTGACGGGCACCGCCACCTCGTAGCCGTCCGTCGCGTCGCGGGGCAGCACCTTCACGTAGAGGATGCAGGTGGTCCCCTGCCCCGTCAGCGCCGCGTGCGCCGCGCGGTCCGTCACCAGCACGGACAGCGTGTACTTGCGCCCCGCCATGATGAGCGAGCCCCGCTCCATCAGCGCCCGCCGCTTGGGCAGGTACAGGTTGGGCATGCTGATGAAGTTGTTGGCGAACTGCAGCAGCCAGCGCTGGTACAGCACCAGCCGCTCCAGCTCCGCGATGACGTCCAGCGTGGGCTTGAGCGACAGGTCCTCGCGGCTCACCGACTCCAGCGCGTCCAGCTCCTCGTCCGATACGGCAGCCAGCGTGTCCGCCACCGCGTGCAGCGGGCTTGAGTCGCGCTTCGCCTGCCAGCCGAGGATGGCTTCCGCCTTCGCGGACAGCTCGCGCCAGGCCGTGTCCGTCAGCTTCACGCCGTCGCCCAAGAGCGGCGTCGCGACCTCCTGGTGGAAGGCCTCCAGCTTCTCGTAGCCGGCGCCGCGGTACAGCCGCGCCCACACCAGCACGCCGCTGGGGTCCGGCGGCGCGATGGGCAGCTCGTTCGCGGCCTTCCCCATGGCGCCCAGGTCCCCCAGCGCGCCCTCCACCCGGTCCGCGCGCAGGCGCAGGCTGGCGGCGGCCTCCGGCTGCGCGGCCACCAGCCGGCACTGCACGAAGTAGCCATCCAGGAGCGGCGCCACGTCGCGCACGCGCTTCGCCTGCTCCAGGCTCGCCGTGCCCCAGGTGAACAGCGCGTCCTTGCCGCCCAGGTGCGCGAGCAGGGCCGCGCGCTCCTCGCGGAAGCGCTTCACCAGCCCCACGTCCACGCCCGCCAGGCCCGCGCGGTTCGTCACCTGCGGGAAGGCCGCGATGATGGACTGCGCCAGGGGCCGCAGCCGCTCCGGCAGCGACACCGGCGCGATGATGCCGTCGCCGTTCTTGCCCGCGTCGCGCAGCGCCTTGTCGCTGGTGCGCAGCTGCTCCAGCGACAGCTTCGTGATGTCCGGCGCGTTGAGCGTGCGCAGCACCAGCTCCGCCGCGCCCCGGAGGTTGGCCCCCGTCTCGGAGAGCGCGGAGAGCTCCAGCACGTCGCTGCCCGCGTCCGCGCCCTTGCGGTCCTGAAGCCGCGCCGCCGTCCAGTCCACCGCGGCGCGCAGCTCCTCCACGCGGATGCGGCGGTTGCCGTCCGCGTCCATCAGCGTGAGGAAGCGCGGATCACACGCGATGCCCTCCATGGGGCACGCGAGCGCCATCCACTGCGTCGCGGGGATCCTCACCGCCTCGGTGAGGGTGTTGAAGTCAGGGATGTCGACCTGGAGCGAGCCGCCGTAGCGGCGATAGACGAGCTGTGCCATGCGTCGGACGAAGACAGCACACCCCGTCCGGGTGTGCACGCCTCAACATCACGCCGCGCCCGGGAAGGAAGGCCCGGGCGGCCTCCCTTCCCTGGGTCACCCGCTACTGCGCGGTGGCGACGGCGCTGTACACGCCGGGGTTCTGCCCCTGGCCGATGATGTAGACGGCCCGGGCGTCATCCTTGCCCGCGAAGTACACGGGCACCTGCACGCCCTGGTCGAGCGTCTTGCGCGCTCCCGACTTCACGTCGTAGACGGCCACGTCGTAGGTGTCCGAGTCCATGCGCGCGTACGTCGCGAGCACGCGGGCGCCGTCCTCCGAAATCTTGTAGCTGAAGATGCCCTGCAGCCACGTCTTCGCCTCGGCCTGCTTCTGGTTCAGGTCCACGGCCTTGAAGTCGCACGCGCGGCCGTTGCGGATGCAGTTGGTGCGGAACACCACCGCGGCGTTGTGGGGCGCGAAGCCGTAGCCGAACACGCCCGGCTGCACCTTCTCCGCCTTCTCCTGGCCCAGCGCGTACAGCATCAGGTCCACGGAGAACACCGGCTTCACGAAGCGCGACAGGAACGCCACGTATCGGCTGTCCGAGCCCCACACGAAGTTGGGCACGCGGTCCCCCACGCGCTTGGGCGCGCCGTCCGGCAGCGACGCCACGGCCAGGCCCCCCGCGCGAGACGGCTGGTCGTACTTCTCCAGGAAGCCCACCGCCTTGGAGTCCGGCGCGAACGCCAGCTCCTCCACGGCCTCGCCCAGCTTGCGCCCCGCGCCGCCGGACGCCGGGCCCACGTACAGGTCGCCCAGCTGCTCCGGCTTGCCGTTCTCCGTGCGCGCCAGCCACTGGCCATCCGGGGAGAAGCTGAAGTTCTTCGAGCCCGTGGCCAGCTTCGCGCCCTTCAGCGCGGGCACGTCCGCGAGGTACAGGTCATACATCCCGCGCACGGCCTCGCTGCGCACCTGGTAGGCCACGTGCTTTCCGTCCGAGGACACCTGGTAGTCGCCCACCTGATCCGCCAGCTTGCGCGGCGCCTCCGTGGAGCCCACCGTCACCGCCGCCAGCCCGCCCGCGGCCGACAGCCGGCGCTTGAAGAGCAGCGTCTTGCCGTCCGGGGTGAACTGCGCGGTGCTCACCTCGCCCGCCACGTCCTGGAACGGCCCCTGCGGCAGCTTGCCCAGCTTCAGCGTGCCCGCGTCCACGAAGGCCACGTGCGCGCCGTCCGGCGACGGCAACAGGTAGCTCACCGCCGTGCCCAGCTTCACCGGCTCCGCGGCCGCGTCCGTGAGCGGCAGCACGTTCAATTCACCGGACTGCGAGGCCGGGTTGTAGCCCGTCACGTACAACAGGTGCTTCGAGTCCTGGGTGAACAGCAGGCTGCCCGGCACGTTCGTCACGCCGTCGCCCAGCGCGCGCGACTTCCCGCCCGCCGTCGGCACGATGTGCAGCGAGCCCACCAGCATCTGCGGCGGAATGCCGTCCAGCCGGGGCTTCTGCCCGTTGAGCAGGAACGTGGCGAACTGCCCGTCCGGAGACAGGCGCAGGTCCGCCGCGCGCCCCGCCGCGAGCAACTGCCCCTGCCCGCCCACCACCGCGGTCCCCTTGGCCGCGCTGCGGACCGTGTCCCCCTGCGCGGCGCTGCGCTGGGAGGGCGCGGCGTTGTCCTCGCCCTTCTTGCACCCTGACACCGCCAGCAGGGCCACCAGGCCCACCATCCCGGTTCGCTTCATGCGCTCGTCTGTCCTTCCGTCTGGGCGACAACGCCCGCGAGTGGCAGCCAGGCCGCCAGGTCCTGCTTCGCCCGCGCCGAGTAGGCCGCGCGCTTGTCCGCCTTCTTCATCCGCCCGGACAGCGGCGGGAACAGGCCGTAGATGACGTTGGTGGGCTGGTGCGGGTGATCCGGCGGGTGCGCTTCCCCGGTGAGGTGCCGGTACAGCGACCCCAGCGCCGTCGTGGCCGGGGGCGGCACGAACGCGGTGCCCGTCAGCCGCGCGTGCACCGCCAGCGCCACCATGTAGCCGCACGCCGCGCTCTCCACGTAGCCCTCCACGCCCGTCACCTGTCCCGCGAAGAACACCCGCCGCTCCGTCTTCAACGACAGGTCCTCCGCCAGCAGGCGGGGCGAGTCGATGAACGTGTTGCGGTGGATCTGCCCCATCCGCAGGAACTCCGCATTCTGGAGGCCCGGGATGCACGTGCTGAAGATGCGCTTCTGTTCACCCCAGGTCAGACGCGTCTGGAAGCCCACCATGTTCCACGCCGTGCCCGCCCGGTCCTCCATGCGCAACTGCACCACCGCGTACGGGTCCTGCCCCGTGCGCGGGTCCTTCAGCCCCACGGGCTTCATCGGCCCGTAGGCCAGCGTGTCGTCGCCGCGCTCGGCCATCACCTCGATGGGCAGACACCCTTCGAAGTATTTCGGTTCCTCGAAGCTGTGCGGCACCACCTTCTGCCCTGCCTTCACCTCGGTGACGAAGCGGTAGTACTCGTCCTTCGTCATGGGCAGGTTGAGGTAGTCGTCCCCGCCGCCCTTGCCGTAGCGGCTCTGGCGGAACGCGATGTCCATGTCGATGGAGTCGCCGTTCAGGATGGGCGCGATGGAGTCGTAGAAGTAGAGCTTCGTGCCCACGTGGCGCTCCAGGTCCGCCGTGAGCGCCTCCGACGTCAGCGGCCCCGTGGCCACCACCACCACGCCGTCCTCCGGAAGCTTCTCCACCTCACCGCCCACCAGCTCCACGCCCGCGCCGGAAGTCAGCCGGGTGGTGATTTCGCGCGAGAAGCCCTCGCGCTCCACCGCCAGCGCGTCACCTGCGGGCACGCGGTGCAGGTCCGCGCTGGACAGCACCAGCGAACCCAGCGCGCGCAGCTCCGCGTGCAGGAGGCCAATGGCGCTCTCCGGGTTGTCCGAGCGCAGCGAGTTGCTGCACACCAGCTCCGCGAGCGAGTCCGACTTGTGCGCGGGGGAGCGCTTCTGCGGCTTCATCTCCCGCAGCACCACCGGCACGCCGCGCCGCGCCAGCTGATACGCGCACTCCGTCCCCGCCAGGCCGCCGCCAATCACCGTCACCCGCTGCTGCTTCACGTCCGACATGCATGCCTCCGGGCCCCCTCGTACCGGGGACCCAAAGGGCCCTGTTAGCAGAGAGGCCACGCCCTTTCACGTCCGCCCGCCTGCCCTGCGTCCCACCATGCGTGCGGAATGGGAGGTGAGGTTTCCCCACCTCGGATCCAACCCTAGGTTTCTCGCGGTCTTCGCTCGGGACGGGAAGCGTCCGGGCGAGCGCCCTACAACCGCCAATCTGGGATGGGAGTGACGCAGCCATGAGCCGAGCCGACGACTTGTTGAAGATCCGGGGCCTGTTGCAGGAGCGTCGCAGGACGACCGAGACCGCGCAGGCAGGCGCCCGCCGTGAGCTGGCCGCCCTGAAGGATCAGGAGCGTGATCCCGAGTACGAGGAGCAGGCGCAAGCAGAGCTGGCGGACTACACGCTCAGCACGCTGATTGAAGCGCAGCGCCGGGAGATCATGCTCATCGACGCCGCGATGAGCCGCATGGACAACGACGTGTTCGGTGAGTGCGTGGACTGCGGCAACGAAATCTCGCTGGACCGGCTGGAGGCCATGCCCTTCGCCATCCGCTGTGAAGAGGACGCCGCCATCCACGAGCAGGAGACGCGAGAGGCCGCGCGCCACGTGGGCAGCCTGTCCCTCTAGCGAAGCCGTCTGGAGCGCTCCCCCGTGCGTCCATCCCGCGCGGGGGAGTCGTGTGTCCGGCGGCTACTCCGCGTCGCGCTGGAGGACGATGAAGCGGTAGTTCTGAAGCTCGTTCTCGCCCGCCGTGTAGAGCACCGTGAGCAGCAGGTCGTACGGGACCATCTTGTCCGCGATGACCGACAGCTCGTGCGTGAAGGGCGCCGCCGGGTTGCGCTCTTCGATGTACTTGAGCTTCGCCACTTCCTTCTTCAGCTGCGCGTCCAGCCCCGCCACCAGGCGCCCCTGGAGCTGGGCCTCCGGGATGCGGCCGTCCTTCAGCCGCACCACCTCTTTGTCCCCCACGAGGATGTTCTTGGGGGTGATGGTGATGGCCACCGTGTCCTTGGGGGAGGCGCGCGTGGAGGACACCGGCGGCCGGACGTCCTCCGACGCGGTGATGGCCGCGGAGGACGACGCGAAGGACTTCAGGAGGAACACCAGGATGATGGTCATCATGTCCATCATCGCGGTGATGTTGAGCTCCTTCACCTCGCTGGCGGCCTCGCGCTCCTTGCGCTTCTTGCGCGCGAGCGCCCGGCGGTAGCGCATGCGCGCGAGCTGGTCGGCTTCTTCGGCGGACAGGGGCGCGGTTTCGGCCATGGCTAGAGGACGCCCAGGGTGACGTCGGGGAAGAGCAGCTTGCGCTCGGCGACGGTGCCCGTCGTCTCACGCAGGGCGTCCATCGTCTGGATCAGCGCGTCGTAGGGGATGTCCGGATCCGCCGCGACGATGACCTTCGTCTCCCGCGGGAAGGCGGCCTTGAGCTTCACCATCTGCGCGTTCAGCGCGGCGTAGTCCTGCGTGCCGTCCGCGCGCAGGGGCAGCGTGGGCGCGCCGCCCTCCGTGGCGGGGATCTCCGCGCTGTTGCCCCGGACGATGAGCCCCTTCTGGGAGATGAGCACGGACAGGTTCAGCTTGGGCGCGTCCGCGTCCCCACCCGCCCCCGCGGTGGCGCCGTAGCTGGGCGCGTTCACGTTGAGCGCGCCAAAGGCGGTGAGGCCCGTAATCGACAGCAGCATGAAGATGATGAGGTTCATGAGGATGTCGAGGTACGGGACGATGTTCAGCTCGCCCGCCTCCTCCTCTTCCCTCGGCTTCAGCTTCCGGCGCGAGTAGTGGAACGCCATGGCGTGTCTGCTACGACGCGGCGCGGACGTCGGAGTCCGAGGGGATGACTTCCAGCGAGCCCCGGCGCGACAGCAGGTTCTCCAGCTTCAGCGCGTTGAGCTCCACCAGCTCCACCATGTTCTTGGCGTAGTTGCTGAAGAACAGGTGCGACACGATGCAGAGCACCGCGATGGAGAGGCCGAAGCCCGTGTTGTACATGGCCTCCGAGATGCCGTTGGAGAGCAGCGCCTGCTTCTGCTCCGCCGGCACGTTGCCCAGCGCGCGGAAGGTGCCGATGAGGCCCACGATGGTGCCGACCAGGCCCACGAGCGTCGCGATGTTCGCGAGCGACCACAGCCACTGCACCCGGCGCGACACGTGCGGCGTGTACTCCGCCAGCGCCTCCTCCACCGCCTTGGCGACCTCCAGCTCCCCCCGGTTCGCGTTGATCAGCCCCGCGCGGATGACGCGGGCCAGGGGCGAGCGCGGCGCCATGCCGCAGAACTTCACCGCGCGGTCCAGGTTGCCGCTGCGGACCATCTTGTGGACCTGCTCGATGAACGCCGTCGCGTTGAGGCGGTAGCGGTAGAGCAGCGTCACCGCGCGCTCGCCGATCACCGCCAGCGAGGCGGCCAGCCAGAACAGGTTCACGAACATGAACGGGCCGCCGGCCTTGAAGGCGCCGACGATGAAGTCCCCCAGCCCTCCCGAAGAGGCATGGCCCGCCGCGGCGGGTGCGGCCTCGGCCACCACCACACGCAGCAACTCATTCATGGAGGGAATCATCGCGGACCGCGTCCTTTCGCTGCCCCCGCGCGCACCCCTGCCGCGAAACGGGCAGGAGGCATGCTGGTGGGCCGGGAGCAATCCGGACTTCTAGGACTTCGTGCGCGAGGGTGTCAAGCCAGGGGGCCGGGCCTACCCCCCTGGAATGACTGGGCTTTCCCCTCAGGCTTCCACGGTGGGCGTGGGAGCAGGCGCGCCTTCCGCGGAAGCCCCCGGAATGGCGGGCTCCACCACCTCGCGGCGGTAGTCGCACTCCTTATTGGGGCAGGCGATGTAGGCGCCGTCCCGCTTGGAGAACTTCTGCAGCAGGTAGGGCGACGCGCACTGCGGGCACTGCTCCGCGAGCGGCCGGTCCCACGCGGCGAACTTGCACTCCGGATACCGGTTGCAGCCGAAGAAGATCTTCCCGCGGCCGCTGCGGCGCTCGGTGAGGTACCCCACCTTGCACTCCGGGCAGTTGACGCCAATGGAGATGGGCTTGGACGTCTTGCAGTCCGGGTAGCCCGAGCACGCCATGAAGCGCCCGAACCGGCCGCGTTTGATCACCATGGGCTTGCCGCACTTCTCGCACTTCTCGTCCGTGGTCTCCTCCTCCACGATGACGATCTTGCCCTCGGCGTCCCGCTTGAAGTCCTTGGTGTTCTTGCAGTCGGGGTAGTTCGAGCAGGCGAGGAAGTGGCCCATCTTCCCGAACTTGATGA
The sequence above is drawn from the Corallococcus sp. NCRR genome and encodes:
- a CDS encoding PD40 domain-containing protein: MKRTGMVGLVALLAVSGCKKGEDNAAPSQRSAAQGDTVRSAAKGTAVVGGQGQLLAAGRAADLRLSPDGQFATFLLNGQKPRLDGIPPQMLVGSLHIVPTAGGKSRALGDGVTNVPGSLLFTQDSKHLLYVTGYNPASQSGELNVLPLTDAAAEPVKLGTAVSYLLPSPDGAHVAFVDAGTLKLGKLPQGPFQDVAGEVSTAQFTPDGKTLLFKRRLSAAGGLAAVTVGSTEAPRKLADQVGDYQVSSDGKHVAYQVRSEAVRGMYDLYLADVPALKGAKLATGSKNFSFSPDGQWLARTENGKPEQLGDLYVGPASGGAGRKLGEAVEELAFAPDSKAVGFLEKYDQPSRAGGLAVASLPDGAPKRVGDRVPNFVWGSDSRYVAFLSRFVKPVFSVDLMLYALGQEKAEKVQPGVFGYGFAPHNAAVVFRTNCIRNGRACDFKAVDLNQKQAEAKTWLQGIFSYKISEDGARVLATYARMDSDTYDVAVYDVKSGARKTLDQGVQVPVYFAGKDDARAVYIIGQGQNPGVYSAVATAQ
- the trmFO gene encoding methylenetetrahydrofolate--tRNA-(uracil(54)-C(5))-methyltransferase (FADH(2)-oxidizing) TrmFO, which codes for MSDVKQQRVTVIGGGLAGTECAYQLARRGVPVVLREMKPQKRSPAHKSDSLAELVCSNSLRSDNPESAIGLLHAELRALGSLVLSSADLHRVPAGDALAVEREGFSREITTRLTSGAGVELVGGEVEKLPEDGVVVVATGPLTSEALTADLERHVGTKLYFYDSIAPILNGDSIDMDIAFRQSRYGKGGGDDYLNLPMTKDEYYRFVTEVKAGQKVVPHSFEEPKYFEGCLPIEVMAERGDDTLAYGPMKPVGLKDPRTGQDPYAVVQLRMEDRAGTAWNMVGFQTRLTWGEQKRIFSTCIPGLQNAEFLRMGQIHRNTFIDSPRLLAEDLSLKTERRVFFAGQVTGVEGYVESAACGYMVALAVHARLTGTAFVPPPATTALGSLYRHLTGEAHPPDHPHQPTNVIYGLFPPLSGRMKKADKRAAYSARAKQDLAAWLPLAGVVAQTEGQTSA
- a CDS encoding TraR/DksA family transcriptional regulator; amino-acid sequence: MSRADDLLKIRGLLQERRRTTETAQAGARRELAALKDQERDPEYEEQAQAELADYTLSTLIEAQRREIMLIDAAMSRMDNDVFGECVDCGNEISLDRLEAMPFAIRCEEDAAIHEQETREAARHVGSLSL
- a CDS encoding ExbD/TolR family protein, translating into MAETAPLSAEEADQLARMRYRRALARKKRKEREAASEVKELNITAMMDMMTIILVFLLKSFASSSAAITASEDVRPPVSSTRASPKDTVAITITPKNILVGDKEVVRLKDGRIPEAQLQGRLVAGLDAQLKKEVAKLKYIEERNPAAPFTHELSVIADKMVPYDLLLTVLYTAGENELQNYRFIVLQRDAE
- a CDS encoding ExbD/TolR family protein — its product is MAFHYSRRKLKPREEEEAGELNIVPYLDILMNLIIFMLLSITGLTAFGALNVNAPSYGATAGAGGDADAPKLNLSVLISQKGLIVRGNSAEIPATEGGAPTLPLRADGTQDYAALNAQMVKLKAAFPRETKVIVAADPDIPYDALIQTMDALRETTGTVAERKLLFPDVTLGVL
- a CDS encoding MotA/TolQ/ExbB proton channel family protein; translation: MNELLRVVVAEAAPAAAGHASSGGLGDFIVGAFKAGGPFMFVNLFWLAASLAVIGERAVTLLYRYRLNATAFIEQVHKMVRSGNLDRAVKFCGMAPRSPLARVIRAGLINANRGELEVAKAVEEALAEYTPHVSRRVQWLWSLANIATLVGLVGTIVGLIGTFRALGNVPAEQKQALLSNGISEAMYNTGFGLSIAVLCIVSHLFFSNYAKNMVELVELNALKLENLLSRRGSLEVIPSDSDVRAAS